GTGATTCAAAAACCAGTCGAACCCAGAACTGTTTTGAAAGCTTTGAATAAGTTAAAGTTGCACCTCTAAATTCCCAAGTCTCAAAAACTTGTTTGAAATAATCAGGAATTTCTAGGATTAATTTAACTCGCTTACCAATACAGGACAAGGTTAACTGATGTCCACGCAATGTCATAGTGCGCTGATCATACCTCAATCCTGATGTTGGTTTTTTTCTGGGAAGGCGCTGGAATTTAGTGGCTTTAATTGCTTGTAAAGCATTGTCCCTGACTGTTTGCAATAACGCAGAAGGAACACTCGTATACTGTATTCTTAGTAAATGATACAGTTGCTTGTGTGCCTTATTTTTGTTGTAGCTACTGTTAGCTAATGCCCAGTCAATATGAGCATTAAAAATTTCTGCACACTGATTCATCAAAGGCAGGAACCTTGTAGATGGTAAATCAACTGGGATACTAACAGTACGCTTCATTAGAGAGCCACTCCGTTGCTTTGGCTGGGCATTTAATTACAGGCCAAATTGGGTGTAAAATGAGTATATCAGAAACTTTATATAGTTAAGCAATATACTCTAAAAATGAAAATACTTTCTAGTTCACACGCCAAACACTGCCTTGGCTACCACATCATATTTTGCCCAAAGTAATGAAATCAATCTCTGCTGTGCATATATTTAATACTTTTAAAGATTTGAAACAGCGTAGATTTTGGGGATCTCGACTGTGGAGCGACGGAACATTCTACTCGTCTGTCGGTGGTGCATCGTCCGAGGCAATAAAGACACAGTAATCCTGTGTCTTGATAACTCATAAGTTAAATTTAATTAAAATCTAGCAGATGGTAACTTACCTTGCAGCATTTGAAATTTAGACTGAACACAATTACCGCAATTGCAACCAAGATGAGCTATCAGCGGATCAGATGCTTGATGTAATTTTGGCATTGTCAATTGGGGAATTTCTTGTACAGATGCTACGGTGATGATTTGTGTAGAAAATCCCGACTTGAGACTAGAAGCCTGGGCGGGATTAACTAGCCATAGCATAGATGCTAGAAATACAGGGCAAGCGAGCAAAATTAGTTTTGCTAAATCCATGATGACACTTAAATAGTTCTGGTGATATAGCATAGCCAATTTATTGCCTACTTTCAACCTATAGCGGTTCTCAGTTGGATATAGCAGGGGACTGGGGACTGGGGACACAACGACCGCTCAGTGCATCGCTGGGGACTGGGTTACAAGTCTGATTGTGTCTAGGTTTTATCATCAGTTAATGTCCTAAGCACTTTGGCGGTTGCTATACCTGACAAATTATATCGTCGCCTATAGGGGCATAGTCCATTAGGCATGGGGCATAGCAAAGATTCACCAATGCCCTATGCCCTATGCCCTATGCCCAATGCCCAATGCCAAAACCCGCCACAAAGTCGGCGGGCGGCTGTCCCTCTACAGACACCTGGGGATGGATAAACCGCCGACTTCTAATGAAAGTTTTGACCAAATAATTAATTCGCCTTGCTCCCCGCCTGCAGCAAGTAGCTTACCTTGGGGATGCCAAGCTAGGGAGGAAAACCCCCCTGATGCACCTGTGAGAATTTGGCATAGTTCCTGAGATTCCTTCCACAAACATAACCAGCCATCAGCAGCAGTGGAAGCGAGAAGGAAACTTTGGGGTGCAAAGGCGATCGCCGAAATCACATCCACATGATTAGTTAACACTCGTGCTTCCCATCCCAAGGAATCATCTTCTAGCTTTTGCCAAACCACAATACCTTCAACGCTGGAAGATGCTAAAATCGGCGCACCTAGTTCGGTGGTAGCTTCTGACCATGCTAGTTGGCGAATTTTACCAGGGAAGCCACGCATTACCCAAGGGTCGGGGTTATCCCATTCTAAAACAGTGACACTGCGATCCATATTACCAGAAGCCAGGAATCTGCCATCGCCAGACCAAGCCATCGCTACACTGACCGTAGGCATAGATAGAATGTATGGTTCTTCATCCCAGTCTTGAGTGTTCCAAATCTTGACTCCCTGATAACCACTAATCGCTAGATACTTTCCATCTGGACGCCAATCAATCCCCAATACTGAGGAGTTTTCAAAATTTAGGGTAACTAAAACCTCACAGCTATCAGCATCCCATACTTGGACATAACGCCCCAAACTAAAAGCCAGTTGGTTACTGGTAAGACTCCAAGCTAACTTGTCAACCCAAGCAGGGGTATTTTCCAAGGTGCTAATTAATTCTGTTTCTCGCCAAATTTTTACCCGTCCATCCTGTCCCCCAATGGCTAAAAATCTCCCATCTGGGGAAAAAGCAACGCCATCTACTGATTGTCCATGACCAGTTTGCAAAGTGGCTAAGTCGCCATTTTGCCACAGCACAACTTCCCCAGCAGCAGAAGTCGCAGCTAAAGTTGTACCATCAGGCGACCAAGCGATCGCCGTGACGTAATCTGATAGCTTTGCTGAATAGTGTTCTTCAAATTCCTGGGATTTGTTGGTTGTTGAGTTCATGTGTGAGTGGGGGATTGGGGATTGGGGACACTTCGGCAAGCTCAGTGCATCGCTGGGGATTGGGGACACTTCGGCAAGCTCAGTGCATCGCTGGGGACTGGGGATTGGGGATTGGGGACTGGGGGACTAGTCCCGCGATTTCAAAGTCTTATACAATACTACTAAAACGCTGACACATGTAGATGTAGATTTCGCGTAGGGGCACGGCATTGCCGTGCCCCTACAGCTGGTATCATATCGTGTGGATTTAGGGGTATCTAAAAATTTATCCGGCTAAACAAATAGTTTGAAATCGCGGGACTAGGGACTGGGGGATCAGGAAGTAGGGAAAAATTATTCAACATCCCCATCCTCCTCATCCTCCTATCTCCCAAGGTCCCGACCTCCCTTTAAGCTAGACAGGCGAGAAAATCTTGTTTAAGTTTGACTTCATCAAGATTGCGACCGATGAAGACGAGTTCGTTTTTAGGTGTTTCGTTGGGTTTCCAAGGGCGATCTGGTCTACCATCAAATATCATGTGTACTCCTTGGAATACAAATCGATTATCTTCCCCAGCAATATTTAAAATGCCTTTCATGCGGAAGATATCTGTCCCTTGGGTACGTAGTAATTCCGATAGCCAATCGTTTAATTTGTCTCCATCGATTGCGCCAGGTTCGACAAAAGCCACAGAATGGACGCTTTCATCATGTACATGAGCATCTTCGCCTAAAAAATTGGGGTCAATTTCTAAAGCGCGGTCTAAGTCAAAGGCGCCTACACCCAGTAAAGCATCCATTTCTAGTTCAGAGTTGCGAGTACGGTAGATTTTGGCGATCGCATTCATCCCCCGAATCCGTTGCTCTAACTCTTCTAATACATCTGGGGTGACTAAATCTGTTTTATTGAGTAAAATTACATCAGCAAAAGCAATTTGTTCTTGGGCTTCATCTGCATCCCAATGCTGCCAGATATGCTTGGCATCTACAACCGTTACCACTGCATCTAAAGACAGTTGGTTTTGCATATCTTCATCGACAAAGAATGTCTGAATCACTGGCGCAGGGTCAGCTAATCCCGTGGTTTCAATGACTAGATGGTCAAATTTATCACGCCGCTTCATCAAGTTACCGATGATGCGAATCAAGTCCCCGCGCACTGTACAGCAGATACAGCCGTTATTCATTTCAAATATTTCTTCATCTGCATCGATAACCAATTGATTATCAATACCCACTTCCCCAAATTCATTAACGATCACAGCTACTTTTTTGCCGTGTTCGTAGGTGAGGATGTGATTGAGTAGGGTGGTTTTACCTGCACCGAGATAACCAGTTAAAACGGTTACAGGGACGGAATTTGATGTTTCAGCAGAGATCATAATCTCAAGGCAAGTTGATGATAATCATTATCCGCCTATGATAGCAGCTAGCAAGATCAGCGCCTACGAGACTGGTTCCCAATCCCGGTAGAATTCCTTTCAACCAATAAAGCATAACTTCGGCAGCAGCAATATCTCTGTCCTGGAAATATCCACAAACACTACACTCATGCACTCTGTAGGGGCGCAAGGCCTTGCGCCCCAAAAGCGTGGTCTATTTACCTGAAAATGGCTGTAAGTACGCAAGAACCTTAATTCGGCGGATCGAACTTATTAACAACTGTCGCCCAGATAATCATCGGTGAACCCACACCCAAACAGAATAACCACTGCTGTAAAGTCAATGGCGCCGTTTCAAACACTTCATTAATCAACGGCACATGAGCAAACAATATTTGCAAAAGAATCGCCCCTAAAATCCCAAAGCCAATAGCTGGAATATCCACATTTTCTTGAATTGTCCCGTCCATCTTGGCAATTAAATTCGGGATTAATTGACTAATGCTCAACAGATAAAATATTCGCCCAGCAATTAAGGAATTAATCGCCATTGTCCGCGCTAAATCAATATTACCTGTTGTTTGGCGGATATATTCAAATACCCCAAATATCACAATCCAGTTAAACAAAGAAATTGCCAAAATTCGTCCTAATCTACTACCAGCAAGCAACGGCTCATGGGGATTTCGCGGTGCTTGTTGCATGACGTTTTGTCCTTTAGGCTCAAATGCTAAAGGCACTGTCATGGTGATAGAGTTCAACATATTCAACCACAGCACTTGTAAAGACAAAATCGGCAAATCTCTAGCCAATAATGTACTAATCAAAATCGTCATCGATTCCCCACCGTTGACGGGCAAAATAAAGCAAATTGCCTTCAATAGGTTCTTATAAACTGCCCTTCCTTCTTCCACAGCGGCTTCAATGGAAGCAAAATTATCGTCTGTGAGCAGCATATCTGCTGCCTCTTTGGCAACTTCAGTACCTGCACCACCCATTGCAATGCCGATATCTGCTTGTTTTAAGGCGGGTGCATCGTTGACACCATCGCCAGTCATGGCGACGATTTCGCCTTTAGATTGCAAGGCTTCGACTAAACGTAGCTTTTGTTCGGGGGCGACGCGGGCAAATACGACACCTTCCTCTGCAACTTGGGCGAGTTCTGTTTTATCCATGTGCGCTAGTTCTGCACCTGTGAAGGCTAGAACTGAGCCATTTTTATTGATTCCCATCCGGCGGGCGATCGCCTGTGCAGTTACCGCATGGTCTCCTGTAATCATTTTTACCTGAATTCCCGCTGCTTGACAGGCTTCCACCGCTTTAATTGCACTCTCACGCGGCGGATCAATCATCCCCTGCAAGCCTAAGAAAATTAATCCTGTGGCAATATCTGGATGATCTACCGTATTTTGCTCATCGCTAACGGGCTTTTTCGCCAAAGCTAAGACCCGTAAGCCCTGCCGTGCCATAATATTTACTTCCCGCTCGATGCTGGTTTGCTTTAATGTTTCTACACAATCTAGCGGGCGGGGTTGTCCATGAGTATTCAACATCAGGCTACAGCGCTGCAGAATTGCCTCTACAGAACCCTTGACGTAAATTGTATTACCCTTGGCTGTGCCGTGTAAAGTCGCCATGTACTGAAAGTCTGACTCAAAGGGTATCCCATCTAGTTTAGGCATTTGCTGGGCTAAGGTAGGCTGGCTGAAACCGGCTTTGTTCGCAGATGCAATTAATGCGCCTTCGGTGGGATCTCCCATTACCACCCACCTACCATTTTTCTTTTCTAACTGGGAATCGTTGCAGAGTATTCCGGCTATCAAGCATTCTTGCAAACCCTTATCACTGTTCAAGTCTACTGGTTTGTCATCTATCAAAATTTCCCCATCTGGTGTGTAGCCTATCCCAGTGACAGTGTATTGATGTCCTCCTGCATAGATAGCCTGTACTGTCATCTGGTTTTCTGTCAAAGTCCCGGTTTTATCGGAACAAATCACAGTTGCACTCCCCAAGGTTTCCACCGCCGGCAATTTGCGGATAATGGCGTTGCGTCGTGCCATGCGGGAAACACCGATTGCCAGGGTAACTGTCACTACTGCTGGTAAACCTTCAGGAATCGCACTCACTGTTAAAGCCACCGCCGCTTCTAAGGCTTCTTGAAACCCTCTAAAGCTTAATCCCACCACAAAGCAGAGGGTAGCCAAGCCTAGCACCATATATAGCCAACTCTGGCTGAATTTATCAAATTTTCGGGTTAAAGGGGTGGATATATCGGTGTGTTGCTCCATTAACTGGGATATGCGCCCTGTCTCCGTGGCGTTCCCTGTGGCAATTACGATACCTGTAGCTTGGCCAAAGGTGACGAAACCACCGGCATAAGCCATGTTTTTTCGCTCTGCTAAACCTGCATCTGACTTTAAAATTTTGAGGTTTTTTTCTACTGCTACAGATTCCCCAGTCAGGGCAGATTCATCTATTTGTAAATTCCGTACTTGAATTAACCGTAAATCTGCTGGGACTTTATCGCCAGAGGTTAGCAATACAATATCTCCAGGCACTAATTCGCCCGAAGGAATGCGTAATTTTTGACCATCGCGGATGACAGTAGCTTCTGTAGTGATGGCTTTGGCGAGGGCGGCGATCGCACTTTCGGCTTTCGATTCCTGGATAAATCCAATTATGGCGTTGGTAGTTGTGACACCCCAAATTACTCCCGCATTCACAAAACTACCAGTGACAGCTTTGACTAAACCCGCACACAACAAAATAATCAGCAGTGGTTGGTTAAATTGCAGCAGAAACTTCAACCACCAAGGCTTGGTTTTTTTTGCAGTTAGTTCATTCGCCCCGATTTCCGTTAACCGACGTTTGGCTGTAGCGGTACTCAAGCCATACTCAGCGTCACTTTGCAACTGCGCGATCGCTTCGGAAGTCTCTAAGCTATGCCAAACAGTCAGCTGCTTATCTTCTGGCGCGGTGGTAGATACAGCAGTCGCCATAACTATTTATTCCCTTTCATAAAGTGTTATTAATTATATAACACTAATTTTTGGTGTTAAATAACTAATTGCACTAAGAAATAAATTATGTATATCATAGTTATCCTCAATACTTGCTGAGTGATCATGGAAGTGAGTATGCTGACCCTTACGGTTAGGGTTGAAATCAAAAGCGAAAGGCGGGTAAATTTGGATTTGTCTACTCCTTTACAATTAATTGGGCGTTCGGGGGAATTTCAGCACGTTGTCGAAGTTCTGGCTCAAGATGGGGATTTGCTGATTACGGGAGTTCCTGGTAGTGGGCGGCGTACCCTAGTCAGAGGCGCAGCTCAAGAAGTCGGCGCGATCGCTCTGGAGATAGACTGTATTCGTGCCATAGATGGGGAACGATTTGTACAATTGCTGGCGGAGGCGATTAGCCAAAATTGGGAACCCGTCAAACTGCAAAACTGGGTGAGCAAAACTGCAAGTGAGTTTTTTGTCTTTCATCCAGAAGGTAAACTAAAATTGTTGCGTTCCCTCGACCAAAAGCAGCTATGGCAAGCCTTTGAAATATTGCTAGAATTACCACAAATCATAGCTGTGGATTTGCATCAGCGCGTGGTGCTGATTTTACAGAGTTTCCCCCACATTCGCTCTTGGGATCGCAATAGTTTGTGGGAAATGACATTTAGGCGAAAAATCAAAGAGAAAACTCAGGTTAGTTATGTCGTCATCGCGACGATTGCCGAGACAATTAATCATATAGATGAAACTAACTCTCCGGTCGAA
The Gloeotrichia echinulata CP02 DNA segment above includes these coding regions:
- a CDS encoding ATP-binding protein — protein: MLTLTVRVEIKSERRVNLDLSTPLQLIGRSGEFQHVVEVLAQDGDLLITGVPGSGRRTLVRGAAQEVGAIALEIDCIRAIDGERFVQLLAEAISQNWEPVKLQNWVSKTASEFFVFHPEGKLKLLRSLDQKQLWQAFEILLELPQIIAVDLHQRVVLILQSFPHIRSWDRNSLWEMTFRRKIKEKTQVSYVVIATIAETINHIDETNSPVETLQLPPLVRDVLALWAREMLHQYELKFDSRSKALQIFLDAVQGHIGDAMALIRRLQTLSYADGLITEQEVEQAIEGLLKDLSITFESLLMLLPPNQVHLLECLALDPTERPQSKEYIQKHGLSRGGSLQGALSGLQHKGLIYGAEQGYKLALPLLALWLRQRLS
- a CDS encoding HAD-IC family P-type ATPase, which produces MATAVSTTAPEDKQLTVWHSLETSEAIAQLQSDAEYGLSTATAKRRLTEIGANELTAKKTKPWWLKFLLQFNQPLLIILLCAGLVKAVTGSFVNAGVIWGVTTTNAIIGFIQESKAESAIAALAKAITTEATVIRDGQKLRIPSGELVPGDIVLLTSGDKVPADLRLIQVRNLQIDESALTGESVAVEKNLKILKSDAGLAERKNMAYAGGFVTFGQATGIVIATGNATETGRISQLMEQHTDISTPLTRKFDKFSQSWLYMVLGLATLCFVVGLSFRGFQEALEAAVALTVSAIPEGLPAVVTVTLAIGVSRMARRNAIIRKLPAVETLGSATVICSDKTGTLTENQMTVQAIYAGGHQYTVTGIGYTPDGEILIDDKPVDLNSDKGLQECLIAGILCNDSQLEKKNGRWVVMGDPTEGALIASANKAGFSQPTLAQQMPKLDGIPFESDFQYMATLHGTAKGNTIYVKGSVEAILQRCSLMLNTHGQPRPLDCVETLKQTSIEREVNIMARQGLRVLALAKKPVSDEQNTVDHPDIATGLIFLGLQGMIDPPRESAIKAVEACQAAGIQVKMITGDHAVTAQAIARRMGINKNGSVLAFTGAELAHMDKTELAQVAEEGVVFARVAPEQKLRLVEALQSKGEIVAMTGDGVNDAPALKQADIGIAMGGAGTEVAKEAADMLLTDDNFASIEAAVEEGRAVYKNLLKAICFILPVNGGESMTILISTLLARDLPILSLQVLWLNMLNSITMTVPLAFEPKGQNVMQQAPRNPHEPLLAGSRLGRILAISLFNWIVIFGVFEYIRQTTGNIDLARTMAINSLIAGRIFYLLSISQLIPNLIAKMDGTIQENVDIPAIGFGILGAILLQILFAHVPLINEVFETAPLTLQQWLFCLGVGSPMIIWATVVNKFDPPN
- a CDS encoding WD40 repeat domain-containing protein, which codes for MNSTTNKSQEFEEHYSAKLSDYVTAIAWSPDGTTLAATSAAGEVVLWQNGDLATLQTGHGQSVDGVAFSPDGRFLAIGGQDGRVKIWRETELISTLENTPAWVDKLAWSLTSNQLAFSLGRYVQVWDADSCEVLVTLNFENSSVLGIDWRPDGKYLAISGYQGVKIWNTQDWDEEPYILSMPTVSVAMAWSGDGRFLASGNMDRSVTVLEWDNPDPWVMRGFPGKIRQLAWSEATTELGAPILASSSVEGIVVWQKLEDDSLGWEARVLTNHVDVISAIAFAPQSFLLASTAADGWLCLWKESQELCQILTGASGGFSSLAWHPQGKLLAAGGEQGELIIWSKLSLEVGGLSIPRCL
- a CDS encoding GTP-binding protein gives rise to the protein MISAETSNSVPVTVLTGYLGAGKTTLLNHILTYEHGKKVAVIVNEFGEVGIDNQLVIDADEEIFEMNNGCICCTVRGDLIRIIGNLMKRRDKFDHLVIETTGLADPAPVIQTFFVDEDMQNQLSLDAVVTVVDAKHIWQHWDADEAQEQIAFADVILLNKTDLVTPDVLEELEQRIRGMNAIAKIYRTRNSELEMDALLGVGAFDLDRALEIDPNFLGEDAHVHDESVHSVAFVEPGAIDGDKLNDWLSELLRTQGTDIFRMKGILNIAGEDNRFVFQGVHMIFDGRPDRPWKPNETPKNELVFIGRNLDEVKLKQDFLACLA